A stretch of the Rosa rugosa chromosome 5, drRosRugo1.1, whole genome shotgun sequence genome encodes the following:
- the LOC133708293 gene encoding uncharacterized protein LOC133708293 — MEVIIDTLVICGCLVFGGSVIKRLLCSRPRPRPWETLPDDVMEMVVPHLSVRDRIRLSSVCKSWNTVPMRRDIPSAPHQLPWLILPQCCHKSLSFYDLYDGKVGKLDLPKPVQGGWFQGSSKGWMIMVMEKDLDSTMFLVNPISGAQHQLPSLSTVPSFQNFVETTGWKCYGASRFSYCLVLSTSDITSEQCMIAALFGEGETLCLCRPGDTTWSICEVLDVNDVIMDLLFSSGKLYALVLSHDKDGFMSAPHTLSCGGHAVELYLVYDIMPRFSHQNEVYGDYIVYLKASLDPLLIESATNGEIYLIHQMQDKFMKLYDDENPEDGGGGGQGEGGGNEEDDYVEGRDDDNEEHDILEDNEDGGDDIHDMDDDNDSANEEHDNLEDNEDGGDDIHDIDDDNEEHDNLEDNEDGGDVITRVEEEDRDLNVYLRTSAFYVYKLHPKEKKIVSARCLEDQLLFVSGAGQFSLPAREINKLEGNCIYFATNNHSTLHQREYINRELGIFNLDDRRVKRSFPSVRVSVRSRLSWFTPIL, encoded by the coding sequence ATGGAGGTGATCATTGATACTCTGGTAATTTGCGGTTGCTTAGTGTTTGGTGGTAGTGTGATCAAAAGACTACTCTGTAGCAGACCCAGACCCAGACCCTGGGAGACATTACCTGACGATGTCATGGAGATGGTTGTGCCGCACCTGAGTGTACGTGATCGTATACGATTAAGCAGTGTTTGCAAGTCTTGGAACACCGTTCCTATGCGCAGAGATATCCCTAGTGCTCCACATCAACTCCCCTGGTTAATACTTCCTCAATGTTGCCATAAGAGCTTGAGCTTTTACGACCTCTATGACGGCAAAGTTGGCAAGTTGGACCTGCCTAAACCAGTTCAAGGAGGGTGGTTTCAAGGATCTTCTAAAGGTTGGATGATCATGGTCATGGAAAAAGATCTAGATTCTACAATGTTTCTAGTAAATCCCATTTCAGGAGCCCAACATCAACTTCCATCTTTGAGCACGGTTCCATCTTTCCAAAATTTTGTAGAAACGACCGGATGGAAATGCTATGGTGCCTCCCGTTTCAGCTATTGCCTTGTGTTGTCCACCTCGGATATCACTTCAGAGCAATGTATGATAGCAGCTTTATTTGGAGAAGGTGAAACATTGTGTTTGTGCAGACCTGGAGACACGACTTGGAGTATTTGCGAGGTATTAGATGTGAATGACGTCATTATGGATTTATTGTTTTCTTCTGGCAAGCTATACGCCTTGGTTCTTAGTCATGATAAGGATGGCTTTATGTCAGCTCCTCACACTTTAAGTTGTGGAGGTCATGCCGTGGAATTATATCTGGTCTATGATATAATGCCAAGATTCAGTCACCAGAATGAGGTATATGGGGACTATATAGTCTATTTAAAAGCATCACTAGACCCACTTTTGATAGAGTCAGCAACCAATGGTGAAATATATTTGATCCATCAAATGCAAGATAAATTTATGAAATTGTATGACGACGAGAACCCCGAGGATGGTGGCGGTGGAGGTCAAGGTGAAGGCGGAGGAAATGAGGAGGATGATTATGTTGAAGGCAGGGATGATGACAATGAGGAACATGACATCTTGGAAGATAATGAGGATGGAGGAGATGATATCCATGACATGGATGACGACAATGACTCTGCCAATGAGGAACATGACAACTTGGAAGATAATGAGGATGGAGGAGATGATATCCATGACATCGATGACGACAATGAGGAACATGACAACTTGGAAGATAATGAGGATGGAGGAGATGTTATCACTAGAGTTGAGGAAGAAGATCGTGACCTTAATGTATATTTGAGGACAAGTGCTTTTTATGTTTACAAGCTTCAcccaaaggagaagaagattgtTAGTGCACGGTGCCTGGAGGATCAACTATTGTTTGTGTCGGGCGCGGGTCAATTCTCCCTTCCTGCAAGAGAGATCAACAAGTTGGAAGGAAATTGTATTTATTTTGCAACAAATAATCACTCGACTTTACATCAGCGAGAATATATAAATCGAGAGCTTGGCATATTCAACTTGGATGATAGAAGAGTTAAGCGATCTTTCCCAAGCGTTAGGGTGTCGGTACGCTCTCGACTTAGTTGGTTTACTCCGATTTTATAG